The following coding sequences lie in one Anomalospiza imberbis isolate Cuckoo-Finch-1a 21T00152 unplaced genomic scaffold, ASM3175350v1 scaffold_82, whole genome shotgun sequence genomic window:
- the LOC137467851 gene encoding ragulator complex protein LAMTOR4-like, with protein MEMIVATITAVMATVCTGLYWFILVCTGLYWFVLVYTGLYWLQTAALTQGLERVPAQAGYLVISDGAVLASSGDLENDEHTATVLQGLVATALGLRLPRGHEPPFRRLSVVFGEHSLLVTVSGQKLFVVKRHRHVQEPVAV; from the exons ATGGAGATGATTGTGGCTACCATCACGGCGGTCATGGCAACC gtttgtactggtttgtactggtttatactggtttgtactggtttatactggtttgtactggtttatactggtttgtactggttgCAGACGGCGGCGCTGACGCAGGGCCTGGAGCGGGTGCCGGCCCAGGCCGGGTACCTCGTCATCAGCGACGGCGCCGTGCTGGCC TCCTCGGGGGACCTGGAGAACGACGAGCACACGGCCACCGTCCTGCAGGGCCTGGTGGCCACGGCCCTGGGGCTGCGGCTGCCCCGCGGGCACGAGCCGCCCTTCCGCCGCCTCTCGG TGGTGTTTGGCGAGCACTCCCTCCTCGTCACCGTCTCGGGACAGAAACTCTTCGTGGTCAAGCGCCACCGCCACGTCCAGGAGCCGGTGGCCGTGTGA